Within the Fretibacterium sp. OH1220_COT-178 genome, the region TTTCGCTCGTTGGCGCTCTGCTTATGCAAGGGGGGCCGCAGGGGCTGGGTTGCGGCAGGAATACGGAAAAATCTCTTTAGAGTACAGTGGCGTCACAAGCCAAAAAAGAACAGGAAGGTGATCAAAGTGAGAAAGCGTGTTTATTCGGTCGTATCGGTGTTTCTGGCGTTGCTGCTGGGCCTGTCCGCCCCGGCTGGGGCGGAGCTCCTCTTCGCGCGGCTGGACGGCAACTATGCCAACGCGACGTTGGGAATCGTACTGGGAGACGGCAATCCCGTCCATCCTCTGGTCAGCAACATGGGGGGCAATCAGGGACAGGGCATCTACCCGTTCCTCAATGCGGAAGGAAAATTTCGTGTCGCCGTAACGCTCTATACTCAGGGTAAGGCTGACGTCGTCAACATCCATGCCCCGGGGCCGAAGGAGGGATGGGCGGCTCCCGAGACCTGGAATCGTCCCGCGGAGTCGGTCGGATCTCTTCGGAACATTCGCTCCCTAGTGGCGATGGGAGGGGCCCTTTTCGGAACGGGCTACGATGTGTCCCAGGTCTCCCGCCTGGCGCCCGCCAGCGGGGATCGGTACGTGGAGGACAAGACGTATGCCTACGTTTCGTCGGCGCCGGGGTACGACGCTCACGGCGAGGGGTTGGTGGCCTACAACGACAAGCTCTATGCCATTTTCTCGGAAGGGCGCGATATCTGGACCGCCTCGGGCGACTATGCGCCCAATCACCTGGTCAAGCTCGACAAGGACTTGAACGTCTTGGAGAAGAAGCCGATGTTGGGCAGAAATCTCGGCGGCTCGGTCCCCGGCGCCTTCCTTCGTCAGGGCAATCTGCTCTACGTCGCCACGCTGGGCGGCACTCAGCCCGTCGAGAACGCCTACAATCCGGCCTCCTGCGTGGAGATCGTCAATCTGGATACGATGGAGATCTCGGCACCTTTGAAGGCGGAGGCGGTGAAGGCGGCGGACCCCACATTCGGACACATGTTCGGGGCCGTGGCGTCGGCCTGGGACAAGATCTATGTGCAGGCCACGAAGTGGAGCCAGGCGGATGGCTACAGCATCCGCGTGTACGAGACTACGGCGGAGCGTCTTGCCAAGGGGGACCTGGGAACTCTGCTGAAGGATTTCCAGGGAAAGAACGGCTATGCTTCGGGCCTGTCCTACGATTCGGAGCGGAAATACCTTTGGGTCGGTGCGGGATTCAGCCTGTGGCGTTATGACGGGAGCGGCTGGAAGGAATTCGATTCCAATGCCCTCGGCGGCAACCTCTCGAGCTATGCGGCGATTTCCGCCCCGGCGGGCTCGCTCAATCCTCCGGCCCCCGCTCCGGGCCCCAATCAGAACCAGCCGAAGAGCGGTTCCGGCGGCGGCTGCGATACGGGGCTTGGCTGGATGCTGTTGCTGGCGGTCGTCCCGGTGGTTGGGCGGCGAAGGAGCTAACCCCTCCGGCCCACTTCCCCTTACATAGGTGAGGCAGCAAATCTTTGAGTTACGCGTAGCCGAACTTATAAGCAGA harbors:
- a CDS encoding Synerg-CTERM sorting domain-containing protein; protein product: MRKRVYSVVSVFLALLLGLSAPAGAELLFARLDGNYANATLGIVLGDGNPVHPLVSNMGGNQGQGIYPFLNAEGKFRVAVTLYTQGKADVVNIHAPGPKEGWAAPETWNRPAESVGSLRNIRSLVAMGGALFGTGYDVSQVSRLAPASGDRYVEDKTYAYVSSAPGYDAHGEGLVAYNDKLYAIFSEGRDIWTASGDYAPNHLVKLDKDLNVLEKKPMLGRNLGGSVPGAFLRQGNLLYVATLGGTQPVENAYNPASCVEIVNLDTMEISAPLKAEAVKAADPTFGHMFGAVASAWDKIYVQATKWSQADGYSIRVYETTAERLAKGDLGTLLKDFQGKNGYASGLSYDSERKYLWVGAGFSLWRYDGSGWKEFDSNALGGNLSSYAAISAPAGSLNPPAPAPGPNQNQPKSGSGGGCDTGLGWMLLLAVVPVVGRRRS